The following is a genomic window from Lagenorhynchus albirostris chromosome 2, mLagAlb1.1, whole genome shotgun sequence.
CACCCGCCCCCATCCCTATGCAGGTTCCCCCAGCGCCTGGCCTAGTGCCTGGAACACGATGCTGGTTCGGTACCTGGCAGGCAGTCCTGGTGATGGTCGCAGGGCTCCCCTTCAGCCGGTGATGTTTCATTCCCATCATTGGAGAGTTTGCCCCGGTGTTTCTCTGGGGAAAACAGGATCTGTGGTCAGAGGCTGAGGCCCAGCAGGGCAGAGAGATTAAGCACAGAACACCAGGGTGAGCGCGCTCACACCGCCACAGTGTGACTTGGATAAGACACAatacctctctctgcctcagttttctcttctctaaagtgggatcaacagcagaacagacctaacttttttttttttttaaggttaagtGAGTAGCTACGTGGAAAGCGTTTGCCGTGCGATGAGCACTTGAGAGCAGCAAGTCCATTTCAGTTGTCCGTGCCATTATAGACTCCAGGCCCCCTATCCCACCTTGGACATATGTAGGTCAGGCTGGGGTCACCGAGGCCCCTACCCCAATggatggtgggagaggggagggagcccAGCAAGGGGGTGGCGGGGTGGGTAGACATACCTTTCTTCTTCGTTGACGGCCAGACCTCAGGCTTTAAGTCTTCATAATCGGTCCAGTCAAACAAGGCCATGTCCAGTGTGGGCATCACCTCCCCGTCGGGCCTGGGATGAGCCTGCAGAAGTGGGTAGAGCGGAGGGAGCTTGAAGAGCCCAACAGGTGAAAGAAGAAACGTGGGGCCCCAGGACCAGAGAGCAAAGGAGGGGCTCCTCAGAGGCCAGCTCACCCTGTGCTGGACAGCCTGCAATCCCAGCCCAGGGACATCGAGAGGGCCGCCCAGAGCAGCCACCCCCAGTGTGGGACGGTGCCTACAGGCAGCTGATGTAGTCGGGCAAGTGGTCCACCAGGCCCtctgggggaggcggggggaggcaGCTGTGTCCGCTCAGGAGGAAGCCCAGCTGCGTGTtcccctgccccttctctcccctgCAGACGGCATCAGCTCTCTGTGGCACTGTTGAGGCCACGGCCGTGGCTCAGTTCCACTCACAGCCCTGGCCACAGTAGGATGTGAACCCACCTTCAAGGGCTGGGTTCTCAACACATGGGCCTCAGGGGCCCTGCGACAGCACGGGTAACCATGAATTCGTCGGAAATGGCCCATAGTCTTATCAGAATCTCAGGGGGGTGTAAGACCcagaaagagaataagaaagatcTACtgctaaaaaaaagttttatttcttctacacatatatttatttttgatcatttttaatgattttttttgaaaCAAATTCCAAAGCCCCAGAAGAGGTGCAGTGATGCACCTCACGTTAATTGCAACAAGTACCCTCCCTCTAGACTCACCAATGGTCGGTGTATTTGCCACGTTTGCTGGCCTGCTCCCTCTCTGtgtatctttttgtttctgttcttgttttctttgtctgtgccacgcggcatgtgggaccttagttccccgaccggggatcgaacccacaccccctgcagtggaagcgcggagtcttaaccactggacctccagggaagtcccttccataTATCCTTTTTAAAGGTCTGAAGCAGATGGGTCAAAGTGTTAACTAAAGCTTGTTAATTCTGGATCATGGGGACATGGTTTTAAAGATTATCATTCTCTGTACTTTTCAGCATGTATGAAATTCTTCCCCAAAGGCCCTGCCCTTCCAGATGCAGAGACCAGTGTGCTGAGCCGACACTTGCTTCCTTGGCATTCCCTAGAGTGAGCCCCCAGGACCACTGCCTGGACAGTGGCAGCCCTCCCTGGCCAGTGGGCCCACTGGCCTGAGCTGGGCTGGACGGGCATTGGGAGACCTGGATTCCATCCAGCCCCGCCGGCCTGGACCAGCTCCTTCCTGCcactgtgcctcagtctccctaAATGTACTAAGAGGGCTTTGCATGACATCATCTCAAGGACCCTTCCATCTCCGAGGCCGCCCCGGGCCCCTTACCTGGGGCCACAGGGATGTGACGGGCAGGATCAGGGACTCTTCTGTGGCAGGTGCTGCCTTAAAGGTGGTGAGGTAGAGTATGGTGGGGGCCAGGCTGGTGGAGGATTCCTCCATCGCGGCATCTGGGGCCTGGTCTTCTGACAGCTCCACCTTCTTCATCAGGGAGCTGGGACCTCTGACCAAGGCTCGGCCTGAGACAAGGAGCAGGAAACACAGCAACTGTATCTGCTTGCCACCCACCACCCCGTATCGGCCCACAGCTGGACCCGCATTTCCTGCTGCGAACAGGGGGGCGGCAGGAACCATATGACAAGCTATTGGCTCAGCCGACATCGCTGCTGCCCACCCTCCTGCGGGGGTGGAAGCAGGAGTCTGGGGGCAGGACGAGGGGGGAAAGTCTTGGATGAATTTGCAGTGTTGCTGGGGAGATGGCCCAGGATTCTTGCTCTAAAGCAATATTCCAGCAAGTTGCAGCCAGCAGTGTAAGTGCAACGAATGGAACTTAGTAGGATTAACcgtggaaggcttcctggaggagagtaAGTTTGAGTAGGGGAGCAACGTGATGAGGCTGAGAGGCATTGCAGGGAGGCAGAGGCCTCTGAGAAGGCTGGGAGGTGAGAGCTCCCTACGTGGTGATAATGACCGTTTATTGAGTACATGCTGTGTGTGCTGGGACCATGTTGTACGCTGGGTCCTGCTTTACAAGCACTATTTCACCTAACCTTTGCAGGAGCTCTGGCAGGGAGGTACTCTTTCAGCCTCATCTACagggaaggaaactgaagcacagagaagttaggcaACTTGCCTGAGagcacacagctagtgagtatcAAAGTCTGAATTCGAACCCAGGTCCATTTGTTGCAAAACCAATACTTTTAACCACTGAAGCTGCCTTCCAAGATATGTGGGCAGGATGGGGTAGGATGAGTGTGAGGGGGGAGAGTGTGCAGGGTTGGGGGGTGGTCGGGAACCAGGGGGCTTCGAGAAAAGCTAGAGGCCCCATGCTCATCCTTGCCTCTTTTTCTCAGGCAAGATCTGACTTTAAGGTTGGTTGGGTCAGTTGGGGCCTCCCCACCATCCAGAGATGAACCCCAGAGAGTAGAAAGGGGACTCGGGGACCACTGAATCTGCTCTATACATTTTACAGAAGGAAACGGAGGCCCCATCAGGCTGAGACCTTACAGCTGGTCAGCAGGCCTGGGCCTGGACTCCAGACCTCCACTCACCCACTCTCGTGGGAGCGCCTGGCTGGTCCAcgggagctggggctggagctgggctgggctgagtccACGTCCCGCCCCGTGTATGCCTGCTTGCTTGCTGTCAAGGctgccactgcccccaccccacctgacACGTGATCCCCAGGGGCGGGAGGCTGAGAGTCTAAGCTGGGCAAATTCCCCTGTGTTCTGTCCACCTGGGGGGTCTCAGCGGGCCTGGAAGGGAAGCAAGTCCCAGCTGTTTGCAGGAGAAGGTGGGGCTGAGGCTCCACCACCCCCCTCCTGCAAAGCCCCCGCCCCCGTCCATGCCTGTGGCACTCGGTCTGCCCCTAGAGGCAGTCATGTCACATGTAGAGACTTGGAAGCCGAGGTTGCCTGCCTGGGCTCTGGCCAGGGGAGACTGGGGAGGAGCCTGCTGGGTGGGGCTGCTGGGACACGTTTGTCCCGGGGAGGCTGGGACCAGTGGGTGGTTCGGCTCACAAGGGATTTGGGAACGTGGAGGGAACTTAAAGGAAGGTCAGAAAGACGAGGAAGAAACCCCATCAAACAAacagagcagaggcaggagaaaTAAGGACGTGACCGCTCTCCTTGGTCAGCCGTGTCCAGGTCGGAGGACACGACTCAGCACTGAGAGAAAACTGAGAATTAACTAGTAACAACCACTGCCCATTGCCCCTGCCACGTGCCAGACACCATTCTGGGTGCTTCAGATAGCAAGCCGGCTCTGAATCTACCCTGAGGGCAGAAGGGGCCATGACACTCActttgcagaaactgaggcacagaaagatgaCTTgccagtaagtggtggagccagaatCAGACCTGGGGCAGATCTGGCTTCAGAGTCTAAGCTCTCGGCCTCTGCTCTGTGCCTCGGAGTTGATTAAGTGATGTGCTTGGAGGGCACCGAACTGCCCCACTTACAGGACTTACAGTAGGATGGATTTAGGTCAGATACGAGGTAGAACTTCCTGATTTAGGAGGACGATCTACTGATAAGACTGAGCTCCTATGGCCTCatgtccttctcttcctcccatgCTCCACGCCCAGGCCTTTCCCAGCGTCCACTTCTTACCAGATCCCTCTGACTTCAGTGAgacccctcccttcctctggggGTCCACTACCTGCCCCCTTTGGGGACTCTGGATGTCCTCCCCGGGACCTCACACCATTGACACCGCcgccccccacttcccccctcccccacctccctgtccTGTCCCTGAAGTCCCCTTGGCCCTTTGGATCTgatccctctcccccactcccccttcctCTTTCGTTGCAGGGCCCCACCCCCTCGAAGACCTCCAGCTACCTGTGTGCAGTTTCAACCTCTCCTTACGTCTCTTGTGCTCCCTGCCTCGTTTCTTCACCCTCTCTGACCCTGGAGACCGGCTCTGCTTCTCGGGGTAGGGCAGTGTCAGCCCCAGGAGCAGATCCTTGTCCTGCAGCAGGCCTGCAGGACTCTGCCCAGGCAGCATCCCCCCTGCCCCTGGCAGCCTGGAGGCCTGCCTGGTGGTGGCAACCACAGCCCCATCCTGGGCCCGGCCAGGTGTGCCTGGGTCACGCTCCTTCTTGCCCAGGCCCTGCCGGCGGTGGTGGCTGGTCTGGGGCGTCCACAGTGCTGGGCCCGGGAGGTCGATGTGATTCTCCGGGAGGTTCCGAGCAGAGCTTCCGGGTCCCAGGGAGACTGCCAGGCTCAGCTCCAGTAGCAGGAGGAGGGCGAGGAACAGCATGGGGGCAACGTGGGTGGTGGGCCCAGCCATGGGCGTTTCCCTGCAAGAAAAGCAGGACTCTAAGGGGgcagccctcctcctcctgcaCGGCCCGGCTCCCCAGTCCCCTCACCCCCACTATTATAGCCTAGTGTTCCTCAACAGGGATGGAGGGGGACTTGGCCCCCTCACCCCTCCAGGTgacatttggcaacatctggagacatttttggtggtCAAAGCTAGGCAGCCCCACTGACTTTactgggtggaggccagggacgctgctaaacaccctacaatgcTCAGGACTCCCCCGTGACAGGGAATCGCTGGCCCAGAGAGACCCCAGCGCTGAAGCTGAGAAGCCCTGGTTCCAATAGTTGAAGAAGCGCCCAGGTTCCAGATCAGTCTAGATTCCTCTTTCTGTACAAACCTCTGCCTTTGGCTAAGTTCCCCGGAATGAGCTGAGTCCCTCCAAGCTCAGAAATAGGCCGATAGTCCCAGAGACTTGCCTCAAAGCCTACATTCAGACAGATGGAATAATAGCATGTGAGCACGTGCTGTAAGTAAGAATCGTGTTCAGCGCTTGGTGTGAATTTTTATCCCTTGGTCCTTTCCCCGAGTCTCTGAAGTAACGCCTATTCTTTTCTGAAGTGGAaataaaggctcagagaggctgtcaCACGGAGTACGTGGCATTTATGCAACTGCTAGGCCTGTGCTCTGAGCTCCCACGTGCTGTCCCAGGACAGCCCAGggcttgccttttcttttcctccaagtTCCAGGCAGGTTCTGACATGGCAGACGCTGTccctgctggggctggggagctctggaggctggactcTGACCCTGCAGGGTGGGGTGAGCTACCTCTGACCTACACTGGGAACAGCCCATCTTTCTGCACCAGAAGTGGTGTCTCCTCAGGGGACCTCACTGCTCCCCCCTCTGCGCCAGAGGAAGAGTCGGAACCCCCAGATGCTCCAGGAGCACTTGGAGCTAAGGCTCAGGAGCCTCGTGGCTGGGGGACAATGGGAGTGTCCCACCCCCTGGGGCCCCTCCCCCATAGCCCTCCCCCCTACACCAACCTCACTGCATCCGGCTGAGCCAGGCACCAGGTTAGCCAGGCTGATGGAATTTTCATGGcctccctgggccccctgcatatTCCATTAGGTTCACAAAGGTGCTTACACAACCGTCTCCTTGTGATTTGTGGCCCTGTAATTGCCCAGGGCTGAGGAAAGGCTGGTGGCCTGGGGATGACTGCTGgctctctccctccagccccctcaGGTCCTGCAGCCCCCACACTGGCCATCCCACCCCAGGTTCACCGTTAGCCAACGCTGAGTGAGGGGCCCTTGAAGTGGCTGGGGAGGACAGGCTGACCCACCCTGGGAAGAGCGAGGGGTCTGGGGGAGGGAAGCGGCTCCTCCCCAGCTCGCCTGCTCACCAGCCTCCTGTTATCCTGCTGTTCTATCATCCCCCAACAGGCGTTAGTGGTCCCCGGGGAGGTGCGGGCCTCTActgccctgggctctgccccaccagcctcagccccagcctTTCCATAATGAGGGCCCGGGAGGCCGGTGCTCCGGCAAGGCCTGCGCTCCTGAGGCAGccaggtgggaggaggaggggccctTCGAGAGGCCTGTCAGTCAAGCATTGTTCTGCCCCCGGGGACCCCTCAAACCCTATTTCCAGGCCTCAGGCAGATGCCAGGCTGCATTTAACAGactccacctcctctccctgtGGCTGAGAAAGGCTGAGTCTGTGTTGGATGTTACCCTGACCCAGCCCCGCCCTTCTGTCCTGCGGGGACGTCACATCGATAACCTGGGAGAAACCCACAGAACACCATCAACAGGGGACCTTTGGGACACTGGCCTGGTGAACAGAATCCCTCCACCTTGAGAGTAGAGAGGAGCAAGTTGGGACACCCAGAAAGtgcaggcaggggcttccctggtggcgcagtggttgagagtcggcctgctggtgcaggggacgcgggttcgtgccccggtctgggaggatcccacatgccgcagagtggctgggaccgtaagtcatggccactgagcctgtgcatctggagcctgtgctccgcaacgggagaggccacaacggtgagaggcccgcgcaccgcaaaaacaaacaaacaaacaaaaaaaccagatcTGTTGTGGCTACACAACACTATGAATGtactaatgccactgaattataaaatggttaattttatattatgtgaatttcatctcaattttaaaaaacatagagggggcttccctggtggcgcagtggttgagagtccgcctgccgatgcaggggacgcgggttcgtgccccggtccgggaagatcccacatgccgcggagcggctgggcccgtgagccatggccactgagcctgcgtgtccggagcctgtgctctgcaacgggagaggccacagcagtgagagacccgcgtaccgccaaaaaaaaaaaaaaaaaaaaaaagtgcagccAAGGGACCAGATGAGGCTTGGcagaggggtgaggggtgggcagCCCCACAGCGTGTATGGGCAGCGTGCTGTCCCTGTGGACACACATGAGGCCGATCAGTGACCCCGAGCCAGCCTCTGAGCTCGGTGACCAGCCTCGGCACTAGTCCCAGAGGACAGCTCCTCCCCTGCAGAGCCAGGAGTTGAAGCCCAGCCCCATCCCAACCCTACACCCCCATGCATCACGACCCCACCCATACTTGCCATCTCTCCCAATGAAGTCCTCTTACCAAGCCCTTGCCAGTGGCCATGGGTCTGTTCATCATATCCAGGAACCCCAACTTCAGTGCCATCTTTGTTCCCTCCCACCCTTTGCACCCCACAAATCATGTACGCAgccagcctggggcagggagCGGGGATTTCAGCGTGCAGCCTGAAGCACCTGAGAGGCCATCCCTCTCCTGGATGGATATCAGCCCCGTCCAGCCCCCGGACCCAGCCCACACTGCTGCCAAAGTGCTCTGATCCTGACCCTCTCCTGCCCCAAACTGTCCATGGCTCCCTATCCCTTTCCCATTTAACCACAGACTCCTCGCTTGGGTACTCAAGATCTCGTATAATGTGGGCCCAACCTAACTCTGCAGCCCTGACTTCTATTTCCTCACCGTCACAGCCAATAGAGACTATGCCCTGGGCCTCGAGCACCTCCCatctttcctgtctctctcttctcgctgaggctgttccctctgcctggaacagccTCTCCTCTTCACCctcatctctgtctctgtggaACTCCTGCCCATCCTCTGGGACTCGTCCCAAATGTCCCTTCTGGCAGAAAACTCCCCCCTCAGGGCTCCCACACAGCTCTGCCTAGCTCATTTCCTGCTGGGGCAATCAGCCTTTTTTAAAGTCCCCGACCAGGAACCTCCCTGCTGGTCCAGAggttaaggctccacgctcccaatgcagcgggcccgggttcgatccctggtcggggaactagatct
Proteins encoded in this region:
- the DRAXIN gene encoding draxin is translated as MAGPTTHVAPMLFLALLLLLELSLAVSLGPGSSARNLPENHIDLPGPALWTPQTSHHRRQGLGKKERDPGTPGRAQDGAVVATTRQASRLPGAGGMLPGQSPAGLLQDKDLLLGLTLPYPEKQSRSPGSERVKKRGREHKRRKERLKLHTGRALVRGPSSLMKKVELSEDQAPDAAMEESSTSLAPTILYLTTFKAAPATEESLILPVTSLWPQQAHPRPDGEVMPTLDMALFDWTDYEDLKPEVWPSTKKKEKHRGKLSNDGNETSPAEGEPCDHHQDCLPGTCCDLREHLCTPHNRGLNNKCFDDCMCVEGLRCYVKFHRNRRVTRRKGRCVEPETADGDQGSFINV